In one Desulfoferula mesophila genomic region, the following are encoded:
- a CDS encoding YaiI/YqxD family protein has protein sequence MRIWIDADGCPRPVKEVVFKASQRLQVPVTMVADRQVGRPTNSLVSLVVVPGDMDAADRYIAEHLQPGDLVITTDLPLAAQVVAKGAWGLNPRGELYTEENVRERLSMRDFMSDLRETGVITGGPAPYGPKDRRNFNDALDRLLTAQLNQD, from the coding sequence TTGCGTATTTGGATCGACGCCGACGGCTGCCCCCGGCCGGTAAAGGAAGTGGTTTTCAAGGCCTCCCAGCGCCTGCAGGTGCCGGTGACCATGGTGGCCGACCGCCAGGTGGGCCGCCCCACCAACTCCCTGGTGAGCCTGGTGGTGGTGCCCGGCGACATGGACGCGGCCGACCGCTACATCGCCGAGCACCTGCAGCCCGGCGACCTGGTGATAACCACCGACCTGCCCCTGGCCGCCCAGGTGGTGGCCAAGGGGGCCTGGGGCCTCAACCCCCGGGGCGAGCTGTACACCGAGGAGAACGTGCGCGAGCGCCTTAGCATGCGCGACTTCATGAGCGACCTGCGCGAGACCGGGGTGATCACCGGCGGCCCGGCCCCTTACGGCCCCAAGGACCGTCGCAACTTCAACGACGCCCTGGACCGCCTGCTCACCGCCCAGCTTAACCAGGACTGA